A portion of the Planococcus sp. MB-3u-03 genome contains these proteins:
- a CDS encoding MerR family transcriptional regulator, whose amino-acid sequence MRIPISKLVKELNLEAHQLREWEKRGWLGEVVKDPWQNQQRVYTEEQVERIQSIADIIQSQREKGIKRTDLAEVEAKLLERFGGEVKRIDTDLVVPPQSLNQIVELLMGQNQKINEVQQLMHQQSKKQLPDPVDHTEVLTDLKNQLKKSQEREEQLLAIVQQLQSDMDELKKAPAKSKWKFWGKE is encoded by the coding sequence ATGCGAATTCCAATCAGCAAGTTGGTAAAAGAGCTAAACCTTGAAGCCCATCAACTTCGAGAATGGGAAAAACGGGGCTGGCTTGGCGAAGTGGTGAAAGACCCTTGGCAGAATCAACAACGGGTTTATACAGAAGAACAAGTGGAACGGATTCAATCAATTGCCGATATCATTCAATCGCAGCGAGAAAAGGGAATTAAGCGAACAGACTTAGCGGAAGTTGAAGCTAAATTATTGGAACGGTTCGGGGGCGAAGTAAAGCGAATCGATACAGATTTGGTAGTGCCTCCGCAGTCTCTTAATCAGATTGTCGAATTGCTGATGGGACAGAATCAGAAAATCAACGAGGTGCAACAACTAATGCACCAGCAGTCGAAAAAACAATTGCCGGATCCGGTGGATCATACGGAAGTTCTTACTGACTTGAAAAACCAATTGAAAAAGAGCCAGGAACGAGAAGAACAGCTTTTGGCCATTGTCCAGCAGCTACAAAGTGATATGGATGAATTGAAAAAAGCCCCTGCAAAATCCAAATGGAAGTTTTGGGGCAAAGAATAG